The Euphorbia lathyris chromosome 3, ddEupLath1.1, whole genome shotgun sequence genome contains a region encoding:
- the LOC136221881 gene encoding cytosolic sulfotransferase 5-like, with protein MEQTKTKTGCLISSSSMLEDIDEEVKQLVPTLPKSMDGTIFELSLYQGFWFPTKLVQLNGVLSFQRCFQAHDQDIIVSSIPKCGTTWLKALIFSIVNRTRYTPSNTPLLTTNPHNPIPFLEFHLFNSKEIPDLSKVPSPRLLSSHVSHSLLPESIKQSKCRIVYICRNPFDSVVSLWHHYCEMFTDFEMPMEEFFELYFKGVVSYGPYWDHVLGYWKESLEKPNKVLFLKYEDMKEDTVSCLKRIAEFIGHPFSEEEDRNSVIEEIVELCSLRKLKNLEVNKNGMYMGKSPNKAFFRKGEVGKWVDYLSPSKKQHLENVMEEKLKGSDLSFKAFYLRFISIKQ; from the coding sequence ATGGAGCAAACTAAAACTAAGACTGGTTGCCTAATCTCATCTTCTTCAATGCTTGAAGATATTGATGAAGAAGTTAAACAGCTAGTTCCTACCCTTCCTAAATCCATGGACGGGACGATTTTCGAGTTGTCTTTATATCAGGGCTTCTGGTTTCCAACTAAATTGGTTCAGCTTAATGGTGTATTATCCTTTCAAAGATGCTTCCAAGCTCATGATCAAGATATTATAGTTTCATCCATCCCGAAATGCGGTACTACTTGGCTCAAAGCTTTGATCTTTTCTATTGTTAATCGAACCCGTTATACCCCTTCTAATACCCCGTTGCTTACTACAAACCCTCATAATCCTATTCCCTTTCTTGAATTCCATCTATTTAATAGCAAGGAAATTCCTGACCTTTCTAAAGTTCCATCTCCTCGGCTTCTTTCCTCACATGTGTCTCATTCATTGTTACCCGAGTCCATTAAGCAGTCAAAATGTCGAATAGTTTACATCTGCCGCAACCCTTTTGATTCCGTGGTCTCCCTATGGCATCATTACTGTGAAATGTTCACAGATTTTGAAATGCCTATGGAGGAATTTTTTGAGCTGTATTTTAAGGGGGTGGTTAGTTATGGACCTTACTGGGATCATGTATTAGGATACTGGAAGGAAAGTTTGGAGAAGCCGAATAAGGTGTTGTTTTTGAAGTACGAAGACATGAAGGAAGACACTGTGTCTTGTTTGAAGAGAATAGCAGAGTTTATTGGGCACCCTTTTTCTGAAGAGGAAGATAGAAATAGTGTGATTGAAGAAATTGTTGAGCTTTGTAGTTTAAGGAAATTGAAGAATTTGGAGGTGAACAAGAATGGTATGTATATGGGAAAAAGCCCAAATAAGGCATTCTTTAGGAAAGGCGAGGTGGGGAAATGGGTTGATTATCTTAGCCCTTCCAAGAAGCAACATCTAGAAAATGTGATGGAAGAAAAACTAAAAGGATCTGATTTGTCTTTCAAAGCTTTCTATCTAAGATTTATTTCCATAAAACAAtaa
- the LOC136223608 gene encoding cytosolic sulfotransferase 5-like: MMEQTKTKTKSGCLISSSSSMLEDIDEEVKQLLPTLPKAMDGTIFELCLYRGFWFPTRLVQLNGVLSFQRCFQAHDEDIIVSSMPKCGTTWLKALIFSIINRTRYTPSNTPLLTTNPHNLIPFLEFHLFNSKEIPDLSTIPSPRLFSSHLPHPALPESVKQSTCLIVYICRNPFDSAVSLWHHYCEIQTDFEMSMEDFFEVYFKGLSWDGPYWDHVLGYWKESLEKPNKVLFLKYEDLKEDIVSCLKRIAEFIGYPFSQEEDGNGVIEEIAKLCSLRKLKNLEVNKNGMHLSTSPNKAFFRKGEVGEWVDYLSPSKKEHLVKVMEEKLRGSGLSFRLSI, from the coding sequence ATGATGGAgcaaactaaaactaaaactaagaGTGGTTGCCTaatctcatcttcttcttcaatgcTTGAAGATATTGATGAAGAAGTTAAACAGCTACTTCCTACCCTTCCTAAAGCCATGGATGGGACGATTTTCGAGTTGTGTTTATACCGGGGCTTCTGGTTTCCAACTAGATTGGTTCAACTTAATGGTGTATTATCCTTTCAAAGATGCTTCCAAGCTCATGATGAAGATATTATAGTTTCATCCATGCCAAAATGCGGTACTACTTGGCTCAAAGCTTTGATTTTTTCTATCATTAATCGAACCCGTTATACCCCTTCTAATACCCCGTTGCTCACTACAAACCCTCATAATCTTATTCCCTTTCTTGAATTCCATCTATTTAATAGCAAGGAAATTCCTGACCTTTCTACCATTCCATCTCCTCGGCTTTTTTCTTCACACCTGCCTCATCCAGCATTGCCTGAGTCGGTTAAGCAGTCTACCTGTTTAATTGTTTACATCTGCCGCAACCCTTTTGATTCCGCGGTCTCCCTGTGGCATCATTACTGTGAAATACAAACGGACTTTGAAATGTCTATGGAAGATTTTTTTGAGGTGTATTTTAAGGGGTTGAGTTGGGATGGACCCTATTGGGATCACGTGTTGGGTTACTGGAAGGAAAGCTTGGAGAAGCCGAATAAGGTGTTGTTTTTGAAGTATGAAGACTTGAAGGAAGACATTGTGTCGTGTTTGAAGAGAATAGCGGAATTTATTGGGTACCCTTTTTCTCAAGAGGAAGATGGAAATGGTGTGATTGAAGAAATTGCCAAGCTTTGTAGTTTAAGGAAATTGAAGAATTTGGAGGTGAACAAGAATGGGATGCATTTGTCAACAAGTCCAAATAAGGCATTTTTTAGGAAAGGTGAAGTGGGAGAATGGGTTGATTATCTTAGCCCTTCCAAGAAGGAACATCTAGTAAAAGTTATGGAAGAAAAACTAAGAGGATCTGGTTTGTCTTTCAGGCTTTCTATCTAA
- the LOC136223603 gene encoding cytosolic sulfotransferase 15-like: MEQDKIGCLTPSSSMVEDIDQEVKELLSSLPKPMIGTNFQLCLYQGFWYSTRTGQLQRLLSFQRCFQAQDTDIIIASNPKSGTTWLKALIFSIVNRTRYTPFNTPLLTTNPHYLVPFPESYLSNSKEILDLSKVPSPRLLSSHVSHSLLPESIKQSKCRIVYICRNPFDSAVSLWHHYCEMLTDFEMPMDEFFEVYFEGVVSFGPYWDHVLGYWKESLEKPNKVLFLKYEDMKEDTVSCLKRIAEFIGHPFSEEEDRNSVVEEMVELCSLRKLKNLEVNKNGTYMGKSPNKAFFRKGEVGKWVDYLSPSKKQHLENVMEEKLRGSGLSFKVSI; encoded by the coding sequence ATGGAGCAAGACAAGATTGGTTGCCTAACCCCATCGTCTTCAATGGTTGAAGATATTGACCAAGAAGTTAAAGAACTACTCTCTTCCCTTCCTAAACCCATGATTGGGACAAATTTCCAGTTGTGTTTATATCAGGGCTTCTGGTACTCAACTAGAACCGGTCAGCTTCAACGTTTATTATCCTTCCAAAGATGCTTCCAAGCTCAAGATACAGATATTATAATTGCCTCGAATCCAAAATCTGGGACTACTTGGCTCAAAGCCTTGATCTTTTCCATTGTTAATCGAACCCGTTATACCCCTTTTAATACCCCATTACTTACTACAAACCCTCATTATCTTGTTCCCTTTCCTGAATCCTATCTATCTAATAGCAAGGAAATTCTTGACCTTTCTAAGGTTCCATCTCCTCGTCTTCTTTCCTCACACGTGTCTCATTCGTTGTTACCCGAGTCCATTAAGCAGTCAAAATGTCGAATCGTTTACATCTGCCGCAACCCTTTTGATTCTGCAGTCTCCCTGTGGCATCATTACTGCGAAATGTTAACAGATTTTGAAATGCCTATGGATGAATTTTTTGAGGTGTATTTTGAGGGGGTGGTTAGTTTTGGACCTTACTGGGATCATGTGTTAGGATACTGGAAGGAAAGCTTGGAGAAGCCGAATAAGGTGTTGTTTTTGAAGTATGAAGACATGAAGGAAGATACTGTGTCTTGTTTGAAGAGAATAGCAGAGTTTATTGGGCACCCTTTTTCTGAAGAGGAAGATAGAAATAGTGTGGTTGAAGAAATGGTTGAGCTTTGTAGTTTAAGGAAATTGAAGAATTTGGAGGTGAACAAGAATGGTACGTATATGGGAAAAAGCCCAAATAAGGCATTCTTTAGGAAAGGTGAGGTGGGGAAATGGGTTGATTATCTTAGCCCTTCCAAAAAGCAACATCTAGAAAATGTGATGGAAGAAAAACTAAGAGGATCTGGTTTGTCTTTCAAGGTTTCTATCTAA